A genome region from Yoonia vestfoldensis includes the following:
- a CDS encoding glycosyltransferase family 4 protein produces MSHKIVHIVPTRPDPQGTGADLRNTALHQGLAALGDVVLVAVDDFLPQGSAIVPCKRSVIEADLPACTVKSVVAQVQALAPALIVLEGVALADIAYGLMAVGQGYVLDMHNVESDLRRQMDRAKRGRWAPIRYRRRWQDASRAEAAVIRGALRVIGCSDQDGQRAMALAGRDIVFHVVPNPVPGWCQDRVLPVMTAPAQNRILFVGHLGYAPNIIAAKRLLTRIFPAIRLAAPDAALDICGRMPQPKLRALAAATPKATLHADPVDLAPHYAAASVAVIPLTEGGGTRLKVLEALAVGLPIVASAKAVEGIGLVPGHHYLMAETDAQYVDAALQVMRDAGLAARLAGNGKAWVQDRFSAAAIGRAVAAALASLLDSAGHDAPALDAALPAKDSRPG; encoded by the coding sequence TTGTCCCACAAGATCGTTCACATCGTCCCCACACGGCCCGATCCGCAGGGCACCGGCGCAGATCTGCGCAATACCGCATTGCATCAGGGGCTGGCCGCGCTGGGTGACGTGGTTTTGGTGGCGGTCGATGATTTTCTGCCCCAGGGCAGCGCGATTGTGCCCTGCAAACGTTCCGTGATCGAAGCGGATCTGCCTGCCTGCACGGTCAAGAGCGTCGTGGCGCAGGTGCAGGCTTTGGCGCCCGCGCTGATCGTGCTGGAAGGCGTCGCATTGGCCGATATCGCCTATGGGCTGATGGCGGTGGGGCAGGGCTATGTGCTGGATATGCATAATGTGGAATCGGATTTGCGCCGACAGATGGACCGGGCCAAGCGTGGCCGCTGGGCGCCTATCCGCTATCGCCGCCGCTGGCAGGACGCATCCCGCGCCGAAGCCGCCGTGATCCGCGGCGCTCTGCGTGTGATCGGATGCTCTGATCAGGACGGCCAGCGTGCGATGGCGCTGGCGGGCCGTGACATCGTGTTTCATGTCGTGCCCAATCCGGTTCCGGGATGGTGTCAGGACCGGGTTTTGCCTGTGATGACCGCACCGGCACAGAACAGGATCCTGTTCGTCGGCCATCTGGGATATGCGCCCAATATCATTGCCGCCAAACGCTTGCTGACGCGGATTTTTCCGGCGATCCGCCTTGCCGCACCGGATGCTGCGCTTGATATCTGCGGCCGCATGCCCCAGCCCAAGCTGCGCGCGCTGGCCGCGGCGACCCCCAAGGCGACGCTGCATGCCGATCCGGTCGATCTGGCCCCGCATTACGCCGCCGCCTCGGTTGCGGTGATCCCGCTGACCGAAGGCGGCGGCACGCGGCTCAAAGTGCTTGAAGCGCTGGCCGTCGGCCTGCCCATCGTCGCCAGCGCCAAAGCGGTCGAGGGGATCGGCCTTGTCCCCGGACACCATTACCTAATGGCAGAGACGGATGCGCAATACGTGGACGCCGCGCTGCAAGTGATGCGCGACGCGGGGCTGGCCGCAAGGCTGGCAGGCAATGGCAAGGCATGGGTGCAAGACCGGTTCAGCGCCGCCGCCATTGGCCGGGCTGTCGCAGCCGCACTGGCGAGCCTGCTTGATAGCGCCGGTCATGACGCGCCAGCCCTTGACGCCGCTCTGCCCGCCAAAGACAGTCGCCCCGGATAG
- a CDS encoding CaiB/BaiF CoA transferase family protein, which yields MAGALDGITILDLTRILAGPTCTQLLGDLGAEVIKVENPATGGDDTRGWGPPNVCDTDGQPTDLSAYFMAANRNKKSVSIDISTELGQQQVRALARRADIVVENFKPGGLAKYGLGPDDLLTRQPGLIYCSISGFGQTGPNRDKPGYDLMAQGFGGIMSLTGEPDGAPMKVGVGIADVMCGMYATVGILAALRHKERTGEGQHIDIALVDSQLAWLINEGTNYLESGDLPQRRGNGHPNIVPYHVFAVADGHAIIAVGNDSQFARFCDYLGCAEIVQDARFATNLARTQNRDALLAVIGPRLAARPLAAVIAGLEACKVPVGPVNTIDLALGSDQAQARDMVVAMPRADVQKGQVRLLGNPLKLSRTPVSYRLPPPHCGQDSQEILGPLSLDD from the coding sequence ATGGCGGGCGCACTCGACGGGATCACGATATTGGACCTGACCCGCATTCTGGCGGGGCCGACCTGCACCCAATTGCTGGGCGATCTGGGCGCAGAGGTGATCAAGGTCGAAAACCCCGCGACGGGTGGCGATGACACGCGCGGCTGGGGGCCACCCAATGTCTGCGACACGGACGGTCAACCCACGGATCTGTCGGCCTATTTCATGGCCGCCAACCGCAACAAGAAATCCGTCAGTATCGATATCAGCACAGAGCTTGGCCAACAGCAGGTCCGCGCGCTGGCCCGGCGTGCCGATATCGTGGTGGAAAATTTCAAACCGGGTGGGTTGGCGAAATACGGGCTGGGGCCGGATGACCTGCTGACGCGGCAGCCGGGGCTGATCTATTGTTCGATCTCGGGCTTCGGCCAGACCGGACCGAACCGCGACAAGCCCGGCTATGATCTGATGGCGCAAGGCTTTGGCGGTATCATGAGCCTGACCGGCGAACCCGATGGCGCGCCGATGAAGGTGGGCGTCGGCATCGCAGATGTGATGTGCGGCATGTATGCGACAGTCGGCATCCTTGCCGCTTTGCGCCATAAGGAACGCACCGGCGAAGGCCAGCATATCGATATCGCGCTGGTGGATAGCCAGTTGGCCTGGCTGATCAATGAAGGCACCAATTACCTTGAATCAGGTGATCTGCCGCAGCGGCGCGGCAACGGGCATCCCAATATCGTGCCCTATCACGTTTTCGCCGTGGCCGATGGCCATGCGATCATCGCGGTGGGCAATGACAGCCAATTCGCGCGGTTCTGCGACTATCTTGGATGCGCCGAGATCGTGCAGGATGCGCGGTTCGCGACCAATCTGGCGCGGACGCAGAACCGCGATGCCTTGCTGGCGGTGATTGGCCCAAGGCTTGCCGCGCGCCCCCTGGCCGCCGTGATCGCGGGGCTAGAGGCCTGCAAAGTCCCCGTCGGGCCGGTCAATACGATTGATCTGGCGCTGGGGTCGGATCAGGCGCAGGCGCGCGACATGGTCGTGGCGATGCCGCGCGCGGATGTCCAGAAAGGGCAGGTCCGCCTGCTGGGCAATCCGCTGAAACTGTCGCGCACGCCGGTCAGCTACCGCCTGCCGCCGCCGCATTGCGGGCAGGATAGCCAAGAGATCCTTGGCCCGCTGTCGCTGGATGATTGA
- a CDS encoding GntR family transcriptional regulator: MATHSALPKFVQLSEMLIREIAAGHLADGARLPPEREMAETLGVAVGTLRKALADVAAKGLLERVQGSGNYVRRLEAVDSVYAFFRLELKRGGGLPTAQVLSVDLLPKPADAPPFGTHPQGHRIRRLRWLGGVLIGLEEIWLDAGQAATIGPADLRESLYLFYRDRLGLVITMAEDRIGVADLPDWTPPEFHLRAGAVTGYIERNSYLAGRVPVEFSRTWFDADRARYISRMGKG; the protein is encoded by the coding sequence ATGGCGACACATTCTGCCTTGCCGAAATTCGTGCAGCTAAGCGAAATGCTGATCCGCGAAATCGCCGCCGGGCATCTGGCCGATGGCGCGCGCCTGCCCCCCGAACGCGAGATGGCCGAGACTTTGGGCGTTGCCGTCGGCACATTGCGCAAGGCGCTGGCCGATGTCGCGGCCAAGGGGCTCTTGGAACGGGTGCAAGGGTCGGGCAATTATGTGCGCCGCCTAGAGGCGGTCGATTCGGTCTATGCGTTCTTTCGGCTAGAGCTGAAACGCGGCGGCGGTCTGCCCACCGCACAGGTCTTGTCGGTCGATCTGTTGCCCAAACCTGCCGATGCGCCGCCTTTTGGCACCCATCCGCAGGGCCACCGGATCAGGCGGTTGCGCTGGCTGGGCGGGGTGTTGATCGGGCTGGAGGAAATCTGGCTCGACGCGGGGCAGGCGGCCACCATCGGGCCTGCGGATCTGCGCGAATCGCTCTATCTGTTTTACCGCGACCGGCTGGGGCTGGTGATCACAATGGCCGAGGACCGGATCGGGGTCGCCGATCTGCCCGATTGGACGCCGCCCGAATTTCATCTGCGCGCAGGTGCGGTCACGGGCTATATCGAACGCAATTCATATCTGGCAGGCCGCGTGCCTGTCGAATTTTCGCGCACTTGGTTCGATGCGGACCGGGCGCGCTATATCTCGCGCATGGGAAAAGGGTGA
- a CDS encoding ABC transporter substrate-binding protein produces MFNRIILAVALSGASAVHAQTDLPFTLDWRFEGPAAPYFAAIDNGNFAALDLNVTVSAGDGSLDAIPKVATGAFPVGMADINSLIKFLDQNPGAPVIGAMMIYDKPPFAVIGRRSLGIDDTPQSLQGKILGAPPPDGAWAQFPIFAAENGLDMGMITVEPVGFPTREPMLAEGNVAAITGFSFTSYLNTARLGVPEDDLVTLLMADHGVDLYGNVIIVNTDFAAANPAVISNFLQGVAEGWASAIADPEAVIPLLIERNPAADAGLELRRLQLSIQDNVATDWVMANGFGIIDAARMANAIDQIATTYEFVNEPDASLYFTSVYLPEGGFSLAE; encoded by the coding sequence ATGTTCAATCGTATCATTCTGGCCGTCGCGCTGTCGGGGGCATCGGCCGTCCATGCGCAGACAGATCTGCCTTTCACGCTCGACTGGCGTTTCGAAGGGCCGGCGGCGCCTTATTTCGCAGCCATCGACAATGGCAATTTCGCAGCGCTTGATCTGAACGTGACTGTCTCTGCCGGTGACGGCTCGCTGGACGCGATCCCCAAAGTGGCGACAGGCGCTTTTCCCGTGGGCATGGCCGATATCAACAGCCTGATCAAATTCCTTGACCAGAACCCCGGCGCGCCCGTGATCGGCGCGATGATGATCTATGACAAGCCGCCTTTCGCGGTGATCGGGCGGCGGTCGCTGGGCATTGATGACACGCCCCAAAGCTTGCAAGGCAAGATCCTTGGCGCGCCGCCACCCGATGGCGCTTGGGCGCAATTCCCGATCTTTGCGGCTGAAAACGGGCTGGATATGGGGATGATCACCGTCGAACCCGTGGGCTTTCCGACCCGCGAACCGATGCTGGCCGAAGGCAATGTCGCCGCGATCACCGGCTTTTCCTTCACATCCTATCTTAACACCGCCCGTCTGGGCGTGCCAGAGGATGATCTGGTCACCTTGCTGATGGCCGATCACGGCGTTGATCTTTATGGCAATGTCATCATCGTCAACACCGATTTCGCCGCCGCCAACCCGGCCGTGATCAGCAACTTCCTGCAAGGTGTCGCCGAAGGCTGGGCCAGCGCCATTGCCGATCCCGAGGCCGTGATCCCGCTGTTGATCGAGCGCAACCCCGCCGCCGATGCCGGCCTTGAGCTGCGCCGCCTGCAATTGTCCATTCAGGACAATGTCGCCACCGATTGGGTCATGGCAAACGGCTTTGGCATCATCGACGCGGCGCGGATGGCCAATGCGATCGACCAGATCGCGACGACCTATGAATTCGTCAACGAACCGGATGCGTCCTTGTATTTCACCAGCGTCTATCTGCCCGAGGGCGGATTCAGCCTGGCCGAATGA
- a CDS encoding endonuclease/exonuclease/phosphatase family protein translates to MTSLSHKSRPLRLASYNIRKAKGVDGRYDPGRIVDILARLEADVIALQEADFRWRGRPGALSPDMIRQHTDYDLVPLARQGDSLGWHGNAVLVRRGSIVTDVKPLILPGLEPRGALRVDLDMGGPFSVIATHLGLTRFHRQRQLAAISAALATDGRPTAILGDFNEWSPTRGLDCLRAAFTVHAPGKSFHAAMPMAALDRIALSRDIALTDGGVVQTRQSLLASDHLPIWGDVRFDRAA, encoded by the coding sequence ATGACAAGCCTTTCTCACAAGTCACGACCCTTGCGGCTGGCGTCTTACAACATCCGCAAGGCCAAAGGCGTTGACGGGCGCTATGATCCGGGCCGGATCGTCGATATTCTGGCAAGGCTCGAGGCCGACGTCATCGCCCTGCAAGAGGCTGATTTCCGCTGGCGCGGCAGGCCGGGGGCCTTGTCGCCCGATATGATCAGGCAACACACGGATTACGATCTGGTTCCGCTGGCGCGGCAGGGCGACAGTCTGGGCTGGCATGGCAATGCGGTGCTGGTGCGGCGCGGCAGCATTGTCACGGATGTGAAACCGCTGATCCTGCCGGGGCTGGAACCGCGCGGCGCGCTGCGCGTCGATCTTGACATGGGTGGCCCGTTCAGCGTGATCGCCACGCATCTGGGGCTGACCCGGTTTCACCGCCAGCGCCAGCTGGCCGCGATCAGCGCGGCCTTGGCCACCGACGGGCGGCCCACGGCGATCCTGGGGGATTTCAACGAATGGTCGCCGACGCGCGGGCTGGATTGCTTGCGCGCGGCTTTCACGGTGCATGCGCCGGGCAAGTCGTTTCATGCCGCGATGCCGATGGCCGCGCTGGACCGGATCGCGCTGAGCCGCGATATCGCTTTGACGGATGGGGGCGTGGTGCAGACAAGGCAAAGCCTGCTGGCCTCGGATCACCTGCCGATCTGGGGCGATGTGCGCTTTGACCGCGCGGCCTGA
- a CDS encoding zinc-binding alcohol dehydrogenase family protein, with translation MKAVALTRYLPVTDPACFVDVDLPKPVPTGRDILVAVKAVSVNPVDTKLRKSKGADVVENPPRVLGFDAAGVVAAVGPDVRLFAVGDEVYYSGDITRSGANAEFQLVDERIVGRKPASLGFAQAAALPLTTITAYECFFDRLGIDRDGADAGQTMLIIGAGGGVGSIGIQLAKAAGLVVIATASRPETTAWVTALGADHVIDHRGDMVAQIRALGMHYVDHIAVFNDMRHWEAAVELIRPQGGIVSIDNTDVPLPMAAMKTKAASLHWEFMFARAMFQTPDMIAQHHLLSYVADEIDAGRLRTTLDIVLTPINAATLRKAHAMIETGTAKGKIVLEQF, from the coding sequence ATGAAAGCCGTCGCCCTGACCCGTTACCTGCCGGTGACTGACCCTGCCTGTTTTGTCGATGTCGATCTGCCCAAACCTGTGCCAACCGGGCGCGATATTCTGGTCGCGGTCAAGGCGGTGTCGGTCAATCCGGTCGATACCAAGCTGCGCAAATCCAAAGGTGCCGATGTGGTCGAAAACCCCCCGCGCGTGCTGGGCTTTGATGCCGCCGGCGTGGTCGCGGCCGTGGGGCCGGATGTGCGCCTTTTTGCGGTGGGTGATGAGGTTTATTATTCCGGCGATATCACGCGGTCAGGCGCGAATGCGGAATTCCAGCTGGTGGATGAACGCATCGTGGGGCGCAAACCTGCCAGCTTGGGCTTTGCGCAGGCGGCGGCGCTGCCCTTGACGACGATCACCGCCTATGAATGCTTTTTCGACCGGTTGGGCATCGACCGGGACGGCGCGGATGCAGGCCAGACGATGCTGATCATCGGGGCAGGGGGCGGTGTCGGGTCCATCGGCATCCAGCTGGCCAAAGCGGCGGGGCTGGTGGTGATCGCCACCGCGTCACGGCCTGAAACCACCGCTTGGGTCACCGCGCTGGGGGCTGATCATGTGATCGACCATCGCGGCGATATGGTCGCACAGATCCGCGCGCTGGGGATGCATTATGTCGATCATATCGCTGTCTTCAACGATATGCGCCATTGGGAGGCGGCGGTGGAACTGATCCGCCCGCAAGGCGGGATCGTGTCGATCGACAATACCGATGTGCCGCTGCCGATGGCCGCGATGAAAACCAAGGCCGCCAGCCTGCATTGGGAATTCATGTTCGCCCGTGCGATGTTCCAGACCCCCGATATGATCGCGCAGCACCATCTGCTTAGCTATGTGGCGGATGAAATCGACGCAGGCCGGCTGCGGACCACGCTGGATATCGTGCTGACCCCGATCAATGCGGCGACCCTGCGCAAGGCCCATGCGATGATCGAAACCGGCACCGCCAAGGGCAAGATCGTGCTGGAACAATTCTGA
- a CDS encoding phasin family protein, producing the protein MTQDTTKDGFAPDVLDTLAAMAPAASWMTPVWIDAMTELGSNLASFVALRFKEDLDLQQALLQCKSLAEAQHLQAAFLQKAFAQYQAETGKLITAAGRMAAELHPDAAKSD; encoded by the coding sequence ATGACACAAGATACCACCAAAGACGGATTTGCGCCCGATGTGCTGGACACGCTTGCTGCCATGGCGCCTGCCGCATCCTGGATGACCCCTGTATGGATCGACGCGATGACCGAGCTGGGCAGCAATCTGGCATCCTTTGTCGCGCTGCGTTTCAAGGAAGATCTTGATCTGCAGCAGGCCCTGTTGCAGTGCAAATCGCTGGCCGAGGCCCAGCATCTGCAGGCTGCGTTCTTGCAAAAGGCCTTTGCGCAATATCAGGCCGAGACCGGCAAGCTGATCACGGCAGCAGGGCGCATGGCCGCAGAGCTGCATCCTGACGCCGCCAAATCCGACTAG
- a CDS encoding ABC transporter permease, protein MNARQIYVPVAALLIFLAAWEALVWIMGWPTFKMAAPSDLPPAYAKYWELFLTMGWQTLWRTVAGLLLAVVFGTALGMVMGFSRTMRDALYPLLVGFNAVPKATVVPIVALMFVGWHDFNTVLIAFMISFFPIAVSVSIGLSTLEPEYRDILRSLGASQSTIFWKIALPKTLPEFFGALKVSVTLAFIGTNLMEIVSPHGRGLGALFDSGKTNSDYPLMFAVLIALALLGILLYYIVVALEKTFAGWADRSNL, encoded by the coding sequence ATGAATGCCCGTCAGATCTATGTGCCTGTCGCGGCTTTGCTGATCTTTCTGGCGGCATGGGAAGCCTTGGTCTGGATCATGGGCTGGCCCACTTTCAAGATGGCCGCGCCCAGTGATCTGCCGCCTGCCTATGCCAAATATTGGGAATTGTTCCTGACCATGGGCTGGCAGACGCTCTGGCGCACGGTGGCGGGTCTGTTGCTGGCCGTCGTCTTTGGCACGGCATTGGGCATGGTCATGGGCTTTTCGCGCACGATGCGCGATGCGCTCTATCCGCTGCTGGTGGGGTTCAACGCAGTGCCCAAGGCGACCGTGGTGCCAATCGTGGCGCTGATGTTCGTGGGCTGGCATGATTTCAACACCGTGTTGATCGCCTTCATGATCAGCTTCTTTCCCATCGCGGTGTCGGTCTCTATCGGCCTCTCGACGCTGGAACCCGAATACCGCGATATCCTGCGGTCACTGGGGGCGTCGCAATCCACGATTTTCTGGAAAATCGCCCTACCCAAAACGCTGCCCGAATTCTTTGGTGCGTTGAAGGTTTCGGTCACGCTGGCCTTTATCGGGACCAATTTGATGGAAATCGTCTCGCCGCATGGGCGCGGGCTGGGGGCGCTGTTTGACAGCGGCAAGACCAATTCGGATTACCCGCTGATGTTTGCCGTGCTGATCGCTTTGGCGCTCTTGGGGATCTTGCTTTATTACATCGTGGTCGCGCTGGAAAAGACCTTTGCGGGCTGGGCTGATCGCAGCAACCTTTAG
- a CDS encoding Gfo/Idh/MocA family protein: protein MVQYGLVGCGMMAREHIMNINLLPHGRVSVVYDPVPELAQAASVLAGGAQVADSLAALLAYPDLDAVVIVSPNYLHVPQLQQIVATRPLPILCEKPLFTNPSEAALIEDLFAGYPHPVWVAMEYRYMPPVAALIAQAEAATGGVKMLTIREHRFPFLPKVGDWNRFNAKTGGTLVEKCCHFFDLMRLILQDEPVRVMASAGQAVNHLDERYDGQAPDIWDNGYVIVDFARGARAMLELCMFAEGARYQEEISAVGPSGKIEALVPGPGRFWPQKLGAPPVPQLIISPRHPKGPFTSEIPVDPTLLEAGDHNGSTFYQHQRFNAVLRGEGRVEVTLQDGAKAVAIGMAAQQSARTGQVVTLPQSPEISAQVVGL, encoded by the coding sequence ATGGTGCAATACGGGCTGGTCGGCTGCGGCATGATGGCCCGCGAACATATCATGAATATCAACCTGTTACCGCATGGGCGGGTGTCTGTGGTCTATGATCCGGTGCCGGAACTGGCGCAGGCGGCATCGGTGCTGGCGGGGGGCGCGCAGGTGGCGGATAGTCTTGCGGCGCTGCTGGCCTATCCCGATCTGGATGCCGTGGTCATCGTCAGCCCCAATTACCTGCATGTCCCGCAATTGCAGCAGATCGTGGCGACGCGCCCCTTGCCGATCCTGTGCGAAAAGCCGCTGTTCACCAACCCGTCCGAGGCGGCGCTGATCGAAGACCTGTTCGCGGGCTATCCGCATCCGGTCTGGGTGGCGATGGAATATCGCTATATGCCCCCCGTTGCCGCGCTGATCGCGCAGGCCGAGGCCGCGACAGGTGGCGTCAAGATGCTGACGATCCGCGAACATCGCTTTCCGTTTCTGCCCAAGGTCGGCGATTGGAACCGGTTCAACGCCAAGACCGGCGGCACTTTGGTCGAAAAATGCTGCCATTTCTTTGATCTGATGCGCCTGATCCTGCAGGATGAACCGGTCCGCGTCATGGCCAGCGCGGGGCAGGCGGTCAACCATCTGGACGAACGCTATGACGGGCAGGCCCCCGATATCTGGGACAATGGCTATGTGATCGTCGATTTTGCGCGCGGTGCGCGCGCGATGCTGGAATTATGCATGTTTGCCGAAGGCGCGCGCTATCAAGAAGAGATTAGCGCCGTGGGACCATCTGGCAAGATCGAGGCGCTGGTCCCCGGTCCGGGCCGGTTCTGGCCGCAAAAACTGGGCGCGCCGCCCGTGCCGCAGCTGATCATCAGCCCGCGTCACCCCAAAGGGCCGTTCACCTCTGAAATTCCGGTCGATCCCACCTTGCTAGAGGCGGGCGATCACAACGGATCGACCTTTTATCAGCACCAAAGGTTCAATGCCGTCCTGCGCGGCGAAGGCCGGGTGGAGGTGACGCTCCAAGACGGGGCCAAGGCCGTCGCCATCGGCATGGCCGCACAGCAAAGCGCGCGGACAGGGCAGGTGGTCACCCTGCCGCAATCGCCAGAGATATCGGCGCAAGTGGTCGGTCTTTAG
- a CDS encoding L,D-transpeptidase produces the protein MLNRRHFIVTGAALFSQPIAAQTLGDPVIDPLTQDPVAPDLPEFADLPPPPPPVSPPEMWPIWDRRVTPANYDPMTSNPWGFHPRFLPTLVQANDGLRAGDIHVDAVARYLYHVRGDGTAMRYGVAIARGNLYEPGTYTIRRKAKWPTWRPTDAMIAREPETYEQHANGMDGGPSNPLGARAFYLFDGNRDTYLRIHGTPSPRSIGGRASSGCVRMVMAHIIGLYEEVNTGVSAILYPTENEITARS, from the coding sequence ATGCTGAACCGCCGCCATTTCATCGTGACAGGCGCTGCCTTGTTTTCGCAGCCGATTGCGGCGCAGACCTTGGGCGATCCCGTGATCGACCCGCTGACACAGGATCCGGTCGCACCCGATCTGCCCGAATTTGCAGATCTGCCGCCACCGCCGCCGCCCGTTTCTCCGCCCGAGATGTGGCCGATCTGGGACCGGCGCGTGACGCCTGCGAATTATGATCCGATGACATCGAACCCTTGGGGGTTTCACCCCCGGTTCCTGCCGACGCTGGTGCAGGCCAATGACGGTTTGCGCGCCGGTGATATCCATGTCGATGCGGTGGCGCGTTATCTTTATCATGTGCGCGGCGACGGGACCGCGATGCGCTATGGCGTGGCCATCGCGCGGGGTAATCTTTATGAACCCGGCACCTATACGATCCGCCGCAAGGCGAAATGGCCGACATGGCGGCCGACCGATGCGATGATCGCGCGCGAGCCTGAAACCTATGAACAACATGCCAATGGCATGGATGGCGGGCCGTCAAATCCTTTGGGGGCGCGGGCCTTTTATCTGTTCGACGGCAACCGCGACACCTATCTGCGTATTCACGGCACGCCCAGCCCGCGCTCGATTGGTGGACGCGCCAGTTCGGGCTGCGTGCGCATGGTGATGGCCCATATCATCGGGCTTTATGAAGAGGTGAACACCGGCGTCAGCGCGATTCTTTATCCCACGGAAAACGAAATCACCGCCCGCAGCTAG
- a CDS encoding ABC transporter ATP-binding protein, with translation MTLENLIDIKGVRHAYRTASGPLPVLDGLELSVPEGGFVAVVGPSGCGKSTLTRLIAGLLIPDQGEVRVHGTRITAPRSNVGMAFQNPVLLEWRTILQNVLLPLEIVPTKLTKAQGEDRARKLLALVGLEGFENKRPSELSGGMKQRASLCRALIHAPEVLILDEPFGALDAFTREDLWQIMHRVKAEEPFTGVLITHDLRESIFLADQVVVLSGRPARTQYVLDIPDTGLRTLDHLYTAEAANMLNILRHQIEVAQGRVPAGDAA, from the coding sequence ATGACCTTGGAGAATCTGATTGATATCAAGGGGGTGCGGCATGCGTATCGCACCGCCTCTGGTCCTTTGCCGGTGCTGGACGGTCTGGAACTGTCGGTGCCCGAAGGCGGCTTTGTCGCTGTGGTCGGCCCGTCGGGCTGTGGGAAATCCACCCTGACGCGGCTGATTGCAGGGCTGTTGATCCCCGATCAGGGCGAGGTGCGGGTCCATGGCACCCGCATCACCGCACCCCGGTCGAATGTCGGCATGGCTTTCCAGAACCCGGTGCTGTTGGAATGGCGCACCATTTTGCAAAACGTGCTGCTGCCTTTGGAAATCGTCCCGACCAAGCTGACCAAGGCGCAAGGCGAGGACCGCGCGCGCAAATTGCTGGCTTTGGTCGGTCTGGAAGGGTTCGAGAACAAGCGCCCGTCCGAATTGTCCGGCGGTATGAAACAGCGCGCGTCGCTGTGCCGTGCGCTGATCCATGCGCCAGAGGTGTTGATCCTGGACGAACCTTTCGGCGCGCTTGATGCTTTCACCCGCGAGGATCTGTGGCAGATCATGCACCGGGTAAAGGCCGAGGAACCCTTTACCGGCGTGTTGATCACCCATGATCTGCGCGAATCCATCTTTCTGGCCGATCAGGTCGTGGTCCTGTCGGGCCGGCCTGCGCGCACGCAATATGTGCTGGATATCCCCGATACCGGCCTGCGCACGCTGGACCATCTTTACACAGCCGAGGCCGCAAACATGCTGAACATCCTGCGCCACCAGATCGAGGTCGCCCAAGGCCGCGTGCCCGCCGGAGACGCCGCATGA